A stretch of Anaerolineae bacterium DNA encodes these proteins:
- the larA gene encoding nickel-dependent lactate racemase, producing the protein MNIKLAYGKTGLGLTLPDNLNVTIVEPKFVPALPDPHAALREALRAPIDSPPLRELVEPADQVAIVFCDITRPAPSHLLIPAVLAELPHVPQPNITLFNATGTHRPNTKAELRGMLGHDLVDTYRIVQNNAFDQSTQTHLGVTSWGNEIWVNREFAACDKKILTGFIEPHFFAGFSGGGKMVMPGMAGQQTVLRNHSAQILKNPNATWGVTWGNPLWEEVREVALTVKPTFILHVALNRDKQVTAVFAGNFDTAHTAGCAFVKQTAMAAVPQPFDIVITTNSGYPLDLNLYQSVKGMSAAAQVVKPGGSIIIAADCWDGIPDHGLYGQLLRAASSPQELLETILAPGFLKQDQWQAQIQAQIQLKANVYVRSDNLTDTQIKMALLKPCPSIEATVSELLKKYGPQASICVLPEGPQTIPYVKS; encoded by the coding sequence ATGAATATTAAATTAGCTTACGGCAAAACCGGCCTCGGCCTGACCTTGCCCGACAATCTGAATGTAACCATTGTTGAGCCAAAATTCGTGCCGGCCCTGCCCGACCCTCACGCGGCCTTGCGCGAGGCGCTTCGCGCACCTATTGACTCACCGCCTTTGCGCGAATTGGTCGAACCCGCTGACCAGGTAGCCATTGTTTTTTGCGACATCACCCGGCCTGCGCCGAGTCACCTGCTGATTCCGGCAGTGCTGGCCGAGTTACCCCACGTGCCTCAGCCAAACATTACCTTGTTCAATGCCACCGGCACGCACCGCCCCAACACCAAGGCCGAATTGCGCGGCATGCTGGGCCACGACCTGGTAGATACCTATCGTATCGTTCAAAATAACGCCTTTGACCAATCTACCCAGACGCATCTGGGCGTTACCAGTTGGGGCAATGAGATTTGGGTTAACCGCGAGTTTGCCGCGTGTGACAAAAAAATCTTGACCGGTTTCATTGAACCGCATTTTTTCGCCGGATTTTCCGGCGGCGGCAAAATGGTGATGCCGGGCATGGCCGGCCAACAAACCGTGTTGCGCAATCATAGCGCCCAAATACTCAAAAACCCCAACGCCACCTGGGGCGTCACCTGGGGCAATCCGCTCTGGGAAGAAGTGCGTGAGGTCGCCCTCACAGTCAAACCCACCTTCATTCTGCATGTGGCCCTCAACCGCGATAAACAGGTGACAGCGGTGTTTGCCGGTAACTTTGATACTGCCCATACCGCCGGCTGCGCCTTTGTTAAACAAACGGCCATGGCCGCCGTGCCGCAGCCCTTTGACATTGTGATCACCACCAACTCCGGCTACCCGCTCGACCTCAACCTGTACCAGTCGGTTAAAGGCATGAGCGCGGCCGCGCAGGTGGTCAAACCGGGCGGCAGCATTATCATCGCCGCCGATTGTTGGGACGGTATTCCCGACCACGGGCTGTACGGTCAGCTTTTACGCGCTGCCAGCAGTCCACAAGAACTGCTGGAGACCATCTTGGCCCCCGGTTTTCTCAAGCAAGACCAGTGGCAGGCTCAAATTCAGGCCCAAATCCAGCTTAAAGCTAACGTGTACGTGCGCAGCGATAACCTGACCGACACGCAAATTAAAATGGCCCTGCTCAAACCCTGTCCTTCAATTGAGGCCACGGTGAGCGAATTACTAAAAAAATATGGTCCCCAGGCGAGCATCTGTGTTTTACCCGAAGGGCCGCAGACGATACCTTATGTAAAGTCATAA
- a CDS encoding thermonuclease family protein, translating to MHSTYRLFGFIILLLIAILACSFGSDVTPEPTSIPPGDGPTQPADLETATVAQVVDGDTIELTDGRRVRYIGINTPERDQPYYQEATEANRQLVGGKEAQLEFDQETFDKYGRTLAYIWVEGTMVNLTMLKEGFANAFTVPPNVRYEEQFREAEREAREAGRGLWAGSDVGLKIVDIHADAPGSDKENPNGEWLEIANQSSQQVQMRGYTLKDEANHIYTFDNFEVLPGNSFRLYSGQGQNTATELYWGFSGESVWNNDSDTAFLRDGQGALVDVFTY from the coding sequence ATGCATTCCACATATAGACTGTTTGGCTTTATTATTCTGCTGCTGATTGCCATTTTAGCCTGCTCTTTTGGTAGTGATGTAACGCCGGAACCAACATCTATCCCACCTGGTGACGGGCCCACTCAACCTGCCGATCTGGAAACCGCTACCGTGGCCCAGGTGGTAGATGGCGACACCATCGAACTGACCGATGGTCGTAGAGTGCGCTACATTGGCATCAACACCCCGGAGCGAGACCAGCCGTACTATCAAGAAGCCACCGAGGCCAATCGGCAATTGGTTGGTGGCAAAGAGGCCCAGCTTGAATTTGATCAGGAGACCTTTGACAAATATGGTCGCACCCTGGCCTACATCTGGGTGGAAGGGACAATGGTCAACCTAACAATGCTAAAAGAGGGCTTTGCCAACGCTTTTACCGTGCCGCCGAACGTAAGGTACGAAGAACAGTTTCGGGAGGCTGAACGTGAGGCTCGTGAAGCGGGACGGGGGTTGTGGGCCGGGTCGGATGTCGGTTTAAAAATCGTTGACATCCATGCCGATGCGCCGGGCAGCGATAAGGAGAATCCTAATGGGGAGTGGCTTGAGATTGCCAATCAAAGTAGCCAGCAGGTTCAGATGAGGGGCTATACCTTAAAAGATGAGGCCAATCATATTTATACGTTTGACAATTTTGAGGTTTTGCCGGGGAATAGTTTTCGTCTCTACTCAGGGCAGGGCCAGAATACGGCTACCGAGTTATACTGGGGGTTTTCCGGCGAGAGTGTGTGGAACAACGACTCGGATACGGCTTTTCTCAGGGATGGCCAAGGCGCGTTAGTTGACGTATTTACCTATTAA
- a CDS encoding electron transfer flavoprotein subunit alpha/FixB family protein — protein sequence MSNNVLVWIEQTDGQVPSVAWESLGVARRIAAALAGRCMAIVLGEQVNELAEQAVRYGANSVLVANDVTLKHFRTEPYTAIIRPLVQKYEPALIIMGASTAGLELAPYLAAKLGVGLASECIAVNIEQGHLVATRPALSGNLLAKVTFGEAHPHIITICDHVFPRPEGNPSQAGEIIAIPPVMAEEEIVNKIESFEPTTTLSLTEAGTIVSGGRGVGSADGFTVIQELADVLGGAVGASRAVVDAGWLPYAYQVGQSGKTVHPNLYIACGISGSIQHLAGMKSAKVIVAINKDPDATIFQYAHYGLVGDLFAYAPALTKELRQRLGK from the coding sequence ATGTCGAATAATGTTTTGGTGTGGATTGAACAAACTGACGGTCAGGTACCCTCGGTGGCCTGGGAGTCGCTTGGGGTGGCGCGGCGCATAGCCGCTGCGCTGGCGGGTCGGTGTATGGCGATTGTTTTGGGGGAGCAGGTCAATGAATTGGCCGAACAAGCGGTTCGCTATGGCGCTAACAGCGTCTTGGTCGCTAATGATGTTACCTTGAAACATTTTCGGACCGAGCCATACACGGCCATTATCCGGCCACTGGTTCAAAAATATGAACCGGCTCTTATCATCATGGGGGCCAGCACGGCAGGCTTAGAATTAGCGCCTTATCTGGCGGCTAAATTAGGGGTAGGCCTGGCTTCAGAGTGTATCGCGGTCAATATTGAGCAGGGTCATCTGGTGGCGACCCGTCCCGCCCTGAGCGGCAACTTGTTAGCCAAAGTTACTTTTGGCGAGGCTCACCCCCATATCATCACCATCTGTGATCATGTTTTTCCCCGACCCGAGGGCAATCCCAGCCAAGCCGGTGAGATCATCGCCATTCCGCCGGTCATGGCTGAAGAGGAGATTGTTAACAAAATAGAGAGCTTTGAACCCACGACGACGCTTAGTCTAACTGAGGCGGGAACTATCGTGTCGGGGGGGCGTGGGGTAGGCAGCGCAGACGGTTTTACGGTCATCCAGGAGTTGGCCGATGTTTTGGGTGGAGCCGTGGGGGCCAGTCGAGCGGTGGTGGATGCCGGATGGTTGCCTTATGCCTACCAGGTGGGCCAGAGCGGCAAAACCGTACATCCCAATCTTTATATCGCTTGCGGCATTTCCGGCTCAATTCAGCACTTGGCCGGCATGAAGAGTGCAAAAGTGATTGTAGCCATTAATAAAGACCCGGATGCCACTATTTTTCAATATGCTCATTATGGTCTTGTCGGCGACCTGTTTGCATACGCGCCGGCCCTAACCAAGGAGTTACGGCAACGTTTGGGGAAGTAA
- a CDS encoding electron transfer flavoprotein subunit beta/FixA family protein: MNIITLIKQVPDISQLSSTVDAITLMNKGEAKVVNPWDEYALEASIRLKETHGGKVTVLSVGKPTAIEALKTGLAMGADEAMLISDPVLEGGDSLSTARVLAAAINKVGDYDLIVAGRSAVDDNMSATAIQVAALLDIPPLAYVAAITKIDPIAKTITVRRLTEGGYETVSSKLPAVLSVVKEINQPRLPSFMGIRKAAKAAIPTWGLADLGLEAGQVGAAGARVTWEVSLTPVREAAVETIAGSPADAARVLVDKLLAEKVI; this comes from the coding sequence ATGAACATCATCACCTTAATTAAACAGGTGCCCGACATCTCCCAACTTTCATCTACTGTTGATGCCATAACATTGATGAATAAAGGGGAGGCTAAAGTCGTTAACCCGTGGGACGAATATGCGCTTGAAGCGAGTATTCGACTAAAGGAAACGCATGGCGGCAAAGTGACCGTCTTGAGCGTGGGTAAACCCACTGCCATTGAGGCGCTGAAAACAGGACTGGCGATGGGCGCCGACGAGGCTATGCTGATTTCAGACCCGGTTTTGGAGGGTGGTGATAGTTTGTCCACGGCGCGCGTATTGGCGGCCGCGATCAATAAGGTGGGCGATTATGACCTGATTGTGGCCGGACGTTCGGCGGTTGATGACAATATGTCAGCGACAGCTATCCAGGTAGCCGCCCTTTTGGATATTCCTCCACTGGCCTATGTAGCCGCCATCACCAAGATTGATCCTATCGCCAAAACAATTACCGTGCGACGCTTAACCGAAGGCGGCTATGAAACGGTCAGCAGCAAGCTGCCGGCGGTGTTGAGTGTGGTTAAGGAGATCAATCAACCGCGTTTGCCCAGCTTTATGGGGATACGAAAGGCAGCCAAAGCCGCTATCCCTACCTGGGGCCTGGCTGATTTGGGACTGGAGGCCGGTCAGGTAGGCGCAGCCGGCGCCAGGGTTACATGGGAGGTAAGTTTAACGCCGGTACGTGAGGCTGCGGTTGAAACGATTGCCGGTTCCCCGGCCGACGCCGCCAGGGTTTTGGTTGACAAACTCTTGGCTGAAAAAGTGATATAA
- a CDS encoding (Fe-S)-binding protein, translating into MLTSLEKILFIVAVFISLYFTYVNFGRMFKIIWRGQSRLSLDHFWRRLGDGLMALSVQGRMIYHRPFTYFFHFLVVWGFLYYLLVNVAAVFEGYISGFRFLGTGLAGNIYRLLTDILSLSVLAGMAFFVIRRFLAKDPALTYQPNVKLHPLAWSGIFKDSLIVSGFIVGHVGFHFLDTSFLVALEGGNSWQPGANFVAHLWRGLSPTLLETGWHVSWWLAFGLILAFLPYFPYSKHIHLLMGPFNFVTRPPRKIWGGLPPLNFDDETVEQFGATRLTDLDQTHLVDAFACIMCNRCQDVCPAYLTGKELSPAALEINKRYYIRENMGQLATPGHDPRPLLEYALNQSAVWACTTCGACVEVCPVGNQPMADILAVRRQQVLMESAFPYQLKGAFTGMERNNNPWQMSENRLSWANSLDFHVPTVAENRDFEILFWVGCAGAFDPDAQKISRAIAAVLRAAGVNFAVLGQQEACTGDIARRAGNEYLFAQMAQKNIELLNEIGADKKTIITGCPHCLHTLGQEYADFGGHYVVRHHTQFIAELIQNGRLKLTRQTPEKITFHDPCYLGRYSREYHAPREILAKTGATLVEMNHAKSDSFCCGAGGGQMWKEEEHGAQAVNMHRYLEAAATGAETLAVGCPFCGRMLKDAGTTGGTPSLKIQDVAELVATQI; encoded by the coding sequence ATGCTCACCTCGCTAGAAAAAATTCTTTTTATTGTGGCCGTATTCATTTCTTTGTACTTTACCTACGTGAATTTTGGCCGGATGTTTAAAATTATCTGGCGTGGGCAGAGCCGACTCAGTCTCGACCATTTTTGGCGCCGGTTGGGGGATGGTTTAATGGCGTTGAGCGTGCAAGGCCGGATGATTTACCACCGTCCGTTCACCTATTTTTTTCACTTTTTGGTGGTGTGGGGCTTTCTTTACTATCTTTTGGTGAATGTGGCAGCTGTATTTGAGGGGTACATCTCCGGTTTTCGTTTTTTGGGGACTGGTTTAGCCGGAAATATCTACCGCCTGTTAACCGACATCCTGAGCTTGAGCGTGTTGGCCGGGATGGCTTTTTTTGTGATTCGCCGTTTTCTGGCTAAAGACCCGGCCCTGACTTATCAGCCTAATGTCAAACTCCATCCCCTGGCATGGTCTGGTATCTTTAAAGACTCGCTGATTGTGAGCGGTTTCATTGTGGGGCATGTCGGTTTCCACTTTTTAGACACCTCATTTCTAGTGGCGCTGGAAGGCGGCAATTCTTGGCAGCCCGGCGCTAATTTCGTCGCTCACCTGTGGCGTGGACTTTCACCAACCCTGTTGGAAACCGGCTGGCATGTCAGTTGGTGGCTGGCTTTTGGCCTGATTTTGGCTTTTTTGCCCTATTTTCCCTATAGCAAGCACATCCACCTGCTGATGGGGCCTTTCAACTTTGTGACCCGCCCGCCCCGCAAAATATGGGGCGGGCTGCCGCCCCTTAATTTTGACGACGAAACCGTTGAACAATTTGGCGCGACGCGCTTAACCGACCTGGACCAAACCCATCTGGTTGACGCTTTTGCGTGTATTATGTGCAATCGCTGTCAAGACGTTTGCCCCGCCTATCTGACCGGCAAAGAATTATCGCCCGCGGCCCTGGAAATCAATAAACGCTATTATATTCGGGAAAATATGGGGCAATTGGCTACCCCTGGACACGACCCGCGCCCTCTCTTGGAATACGCCCTGAACCAGAGCGCTGTCTGGGCCTGCACCACTTGCGGCGCTTGTGTGGAAGTATGTCCGGTAGGTAATCAGCCTATGGCCGACATTTTAGCGGTGCGGCGGCAGCAAGTTTTGATGGAAAGCGCTTTTCCGTATCAACTCAAAGGCGCTTTTACCGGAATGGAGCGAAATAACAACCCCTGGCAAATGTCAGAGAATCGTCTCAGTTGGGCCAATTCACTCGATTTTCACGTGCCAACGGTGGCCGAAAATCGTGATTTTGAAATCCTTTTTTGGGTGGGCTGCGCCGGCGCCTTTGACCCTGACGCCCAAAAAATTAGCCGGGCTATCGCCGCCGTGCTCCGCGCGGCCGGGGTCAACTTTGCCGTGTTAGGCCAACAAGAAGCCTGCACGGGGGATATAGCCCGCCGGGCAGGTAATGAATATCTTTTTGCGCAAATGGCTCAAAAAAATATTGAGCTACTCAATGAAATTGGCGCGGATAAGAAGACTATTATAACCGGCTGCCCGCACTGCTTGCATACCCTGGGCCAAGAATATGCCGACTTTGGCGGCCATTATGTGGTGCGCCATCACACCCAATTTATCGCGGAATTGATACAAAACGGCAGGCTCAAATTGACACGCCAAACACCCGAAAAAATCACTTTCCACGACCCTTGCTATCTGGGGCGGTATAGCCGTGAGTATCATGCCCCGCGTGAGATACTGGCGAAAACAGGCGCGACTTTAGTAGAAATGAATCACGCCAAAAGCGACTCTTTTTGTTGTGGCGCCGGGGGCGGACAAATGTGGAAAGAGGAAGAGCATGGCGCGCAGGCGGTCAATATGCATCGTTATCTCGAGGCGGCGGCTACCGGCGCTGAAACCCTGGCGGTAGGGTGCCCTTTTTGCGGCCGCATGCTCAAAGATGCCGGTACCACCGGAGGGACACCGTCACTGAAGATTCAGGATGTGGCCGAGCTTGTAGCTACCCAAATTTAG